The following proteins are encoded in a genomic region of Hoeflea phototrophica DFL-43:
- a CDS encoding GNAT family N-acetyltransferase produces METQVQPPSATSISLPFTPGQSGTRTLGRIGSLEVRLATTRAEIEAAQELRYKVFVEEMGARLPLEAMQQKRDFDTVDRYCDHLLVSDTALGGEPETQIVGTYRLLRQDVAERHDGFYSQSEFDVADLVGRHRGKRFLELGRSCVLPAYRTRRTLEALWQGNWAYALEHRIDVMFGCASFSGDKPHAHALALSFLNETVAARDEWTVRAIPGRGLSMDMMPVEAITPRAALSAMPPLVKGYLRLGALVSHEAVVDRAFRTTDVLVILPVKQISGRYINHYGADASRFVA; encoded by the coding sequence ATGGAAACGCAAGTGCAACCGCCTTCAGCGACATCGATTTCCCTGCCTTTCACACCCGGACAAAGCGGGACGCGAACGCTCGGCCGAATCGGATCGCTCGAGGTCCGGCTGGCCACCACCCGGGCAGAGATCGAGGCCGCGCAGGAGCTGCGCTACAAGGTTTTCGTTGAGGAAATGGGCGCCCGGCTGCCGCTTGAAGCGATGCAGCAGAAGCGCGACTTTGATACCGTCGATCGCTATTGCGACCACCTCTTGGTGTCCGACACCGCCCTTGGCGGTGAGCCCGAGACGCAGATCGTGGGCACCTACCGGCTGCTCAGGCAGGATGTGGCAGAGCGCCATGACGGGTTCTACTCGCAAAGCGAATTCGATGTCGCCGATCTGGTCGGCCGGCACCGCGGCAAGCGTTTTCTTGAGCTCGGCCGCTCCTGTGTGCTGCCGGCCTACCGCACCCGGCGGACGCTGGAAGCGCTTTGGCAGGGCAACTGGGCCTATGCGCTCGAGCACCGGATCGACGTGATGTTCGGGTGCGCGTCGTTCTCCGGCGACAAACCCCATGCCCATGCGCTGGCGCTGTCGTTTCTCAACGAGACCGTCGCAGCCCGTGACGAGTGGACCGTGCGGGCGATCCCCGGCCGCGGTCTTTCCATGGACATGATGCCGGTCGAGGCGATCACCCCGAGAGCCGCGTTGAGCGCAATGCCGCCGCTGGTCAAAGGCTACCTGCGGCTCGGCGCACTGGTTTCACACGAGGCCGTGGTCGACCGCGCCTTCCGCACCACCGACGTGCTGGTGATCCTGCCGGTCAAGCAGATCAGCGGACGCTACATCAACCACTACGGCGCCGACGCCTCACGGTTTGTGGCGTAA
- a CDS encoding PAS domain-containing hybrid sensor histidine kinase/response regulator, whose product MAGLSGALPLFLISGALGAAALSVAFDTPAALLASVAGISVVAAMPLLKRPADPSSAADKPGRKPIKANMTPDPDRSKAEHDSDRTWELGEFTSHLTTLFDGLSDMIAACDLEGRIIFANETFRLAIGTENPVGLTLAQAGVAPTQTDGTGQRELVLGEGEAQSVWTWRETIARDPVSGKMFVHCVGRNVTATRKAEAELVEALERAEAASHAKTRFLATVSHEIRTPLNGILGMTHLLSQTETTPEQASYIRNARESGQSLLSLIEDLLDVTSIEAGRLNLREEEGDLSELVHGVCELMASKAHEKNIEIAVHIAVDAPQRIASDIGRVRQILFNLVGNAIKFTESGGVLVEVSLENAALVFSVTDTGPGLKETDKAKIFEEFERADNGPTRKHGGAGLGLSISARIVEALGGEIGVDSTPGKGSKFHFSVPIADISNSAQVTALRGPLSDRAVLVIAPRGPVSAAMLWSIRDLGGYAEAASDAESMLAALSRLNRTGLMLSDIIVDRRIADQAESLLASAPTVLSDKIARTLVIAPEDSRDLEGHGDHGADAWLVRPVRRTSLINVLTRRDDRDDRNRLASKPRPPVLERTSDNPTLDILLAEDDPVNALMVRTMLARQGHRITLVENGRALVEEAMNRPGGKMNYDLVITDLSMPELDGRSAIARIRADEDVNQLDHLPIIVLSADGQASTRDDILAAGADGHAEKPVDPEWLISLVAMTARKRSATAG is encoded by the coding sequence TTGGCAGGCTTGAGTGGGGCGCTGCCGCTTTTCCTGATTTCCGGCGCACTGGGCGCAGCGGCGCTGTCTGTTGCATTCGACACGCCGGCGGCGCTCCTGGCCTCGGTGGCGGGCATTTCCGTCGTTGCCGCCATGCCGTTGTTGAAACGCCCTGCAGATCCGTCATCGGCTGCTGATAAGCCGGGCCGCAAGCCAATCAAGGCCAACATGACACCTGATCCGGATCGGTCAAAGGCCGAACACGACAGCGACCGGACCTGGGAGCTGGGCGAGTTCACCAGCCATCTCACCACACTGTTCGACGGCCTGAGCGACATGATCGCGGCCTGCGATCTCGAAGGCCGCATCATTTTCGCCAATGAGACATTCCGCCTTGCAATCGGCACCGAAAACCCTGTCGGCCTGACGCTGGCGCAGGCTGGCGTTGCACCAACCCAAACGGATGGAACCGGACAACGAGAGCTGGTCCTCGGCGAAGGCGAGGCACAGTCGGTCTGGACCTGGCGCGAGACCATCGCGCGCGATCCGGTGTCAGGCAAGATGTTTGTCCATTGTGTTGGACGCAATGTCACCGCGACACGCAAGGCCGAAGCCGAACTGGTCGAGGCCCTGGAACGCGCGGAAGCCGCAAGTCACGCCAAGACCCGGTTTCTGGCCACGGTCAGCCACGAGATCCGCACGCCGCTCAACGGCATCCTGGGTATGACCCATCTGCTCAGCCAGACCGAGACGACGCCCGAACAGGCAAGCTATATCCGCAATGCGCGCGAATCCGGACAGTCGCTGTTGTCTCTGATCGAGGACCTGCTCGACGTCACATCGATCGAAGCCGGACGGCTCAACCTGCGTGAGGAAGAGGGCGATCTCAGTGAGCTCGTCCATGGTGTTTGCGAGCTCATGGCATCAAAGGCACATGAGAAGAACATCGAGATCGCCGTACATATCGCCGTTGATGCTCCGCAACGAATCGCCTCTGACATCGGCCGTGTGCGGCAGATTCTGTTCAATCTGGTCGGCAATGCCATCAAGTTCACTGAATCCGGCGGAGTGCTGGTCGAAGTGTCACTCGAAAATGCCGCGCTTGTCTTCAGCGTCACCGACACGGGTCCCGGACTGAAAGAAACGGACAAGGCGAAAATCTTCGAGGAGTTCGAACGCGCCGACAACGGCCCTACCCGCAAGCATGGCGGGGCAGGCCTTGGCCTGTCGATTTCTGCGCGGATCGTCGAGGCACTGGGCGGCGAGATCGGGGTGGACTCCACGCCCGGCAAGGGCAGCAAGTTTCATTTCAGCGTGCCGATTGCAGATATCTCCAACAGCGCCCAGGTTACCGCTTTGCGCGGGCCGTTGTCTGACCGAGCCGTTCTGGTGATCGCCCCGCGCGGACCGGTTTCTGCCGCGATGCTTTGGAGCATCCGCGATCTCGGCGGGTATGCCGAAGCTGCCAGCGACGCCGAAAGCATGCTCGCAGCGCTCTCCCGGCTGAACCGGACCGGATTGATGTTGAGCGATATCATCGTTGACCGCCGCATCGCCGATCAGGCCGAAAGCCTGCTGGCATCAGCTCCCACGGTGCTCTCCGACAAGATCGCAAGAACCCTGGTGATTGCGCCTGAAGACAGCCGCGACCTGGAAGGCCATGGCGATCATGGCGCCGATGCCTGGCTGGTGCGGCCGGTGCGGCGGACATCTCTGATCAATGTCCTGACCCGCCGGGACGACCGGGACGACCGCAACCGGCTGGCAAGCAAGCCCCGGCCGCCCGTGCTGGAACGGACATCGGACAATCCCACGCTCGACATTCTTCTGGCCGAAGACGACCCGGTCAATGCGCTGATGGTGCGCACCATGCTGGCGCGTCAGGGCCACCGCATCACGCTGGTCGAGAATGGCCGCGCGCTGGTCGAGGAAGCCATGAACCGTCCGGGTGGCAAGATGAATTACGATCTCGTCATCACCGATCTGTCCATGCCGGAGCTTGACGGCCGCAGTGCAATTGCCCGGATCCGCGCCGACGAAGACGTCAACCAGCTCGACCACCTGCCGATCATCGTTCTCTCTGCTGATGGCCAGGCCTCGACCCGCGATGACATTCTCGCAGCGGGTGCCGATGGCCATGCGGAGAAGCCGGTTGACCCGGAATGGCTGATTTCGCTGGTGGCGATGACCGCGCGCAAACGATCCGCCACGGCAGGCTAA
- a CDS encoding MDR family oxidoreductase: MDNRFKGIQLTRDENKVMSVNVAELGLDDLMEGDVVVEVEWTTVNYKDGLAITGKGPVVRRWPMVPGIDCAGTVVSSENARFSPGDKVILNGFGVGETHTGAFAAYARLNGDWLIPMPNGMDGRSSMAIGTAGYTAMLSVMALERHGITPERGPVVVTGANGGVGTVAIAVLGKLGYEVIASTGRTEEADFLKELGASDVIHRDELSGPAKPLNKERWAGGIDAVGSHTLANVLSMTSYGGAVAACGLAQGMDLPSSVAPFILRGVSLLGIDSVMAPLALRQEAWARLVTDLDMAKLEALSTEIGFDGIIDAAHSIVDGKIRGRVVVDMKH, translated from the coding sequence ATGGACAATCGTTTCAAGGGCATCCAGCTCACCCGTGATGAAAACAAGGTGATGTCGGTCAATGTGGCCGAGCTCGGCCTGGACGATCTGATGGAGGGCGACGTGGTTGTCGAGGTCGAGTGGACCACCGTCAATTACAAGGACGGGCTGGCGATCACCGGCAAGGGTCCGGTGGTCCGGCGCTGGCCGATGGTGCCCGGGATCGATTGCGCCGGCACGGTGGTCAGTTCCGAGAACGCCCGCTTCTCACCCGGCGACAAGGTGATTCTCAACGGCTTTGGCGTCGGTGAGACCCACACCGGTGCCTTTGCCGCCTATGCGAGGCTCAATGGCGACTGGCTGATCCCGATGCCCAACGGCATGGACGGCCGCTCATCCATGGCGATCGGCACCGCGGGATATACGGCCATGCTCTCGGTCATGGCACTCGAGCGCCACGGCATCACGCCCGAGCGTGGACCGGTGGTGGTTACCGGAGCCAATGGCGGTGTCGGCACGGTCGCAATCGCAGTGCTCGGCAAGCTCGGCTACGAGGTGATTGCGTCGACCGGCCGCACAGAGGAAGCGGACTTCCTCAAAGAGCTCGGCGCATCGGACGTGATCCACCGTGATGAGCTGTCCGGTCCGGCAAAGCCGCTCAACAAGGAGCGCTGGGCGGGCGGCATCGACGCAGTGGGCAGCCACACGCTGGCCAATGTGCTGTCGATGACCTCCTATGGCGGGGCAGTTGCGGCTTGTGGACTGGCGCAGGGAATGGATCTGCCATCGTCGGTGGCCCCCTTCATTCTGCGCGGTGTCTCGCTGCTGGGCATCGATTCGGTGATGGCTCCGCTGGCGCTTCGGCAGGAGGCGTGGGCGCGGCTCGTGACCGATCTCGACATGGCCAAGCTTGAGGCCTTGTCGACCGAAATCGGCTTCGACGGCATCATTGACGCGGCGCATTCGATCGTCGACGGAAAGATCCGCGGCCGCGTCGTGGTCGATATGAAACACTAA
- the lspA gene encoding signal peptidase II gives MSGASLSRMGPMLTMVTGAVALDQVIKYLVETRLPFHELIPVMPMLGLFRTWNEGIAFSLLKDLPDTGLLMLTAMVIVFVIFLWWRTPSDRSIAHLGFALIIGGALGNLVDRAIYGHVVDYILFYTSTWSFAVFNLADSFISIGAGLIVLDEVIAALRERKAKKQSD, from the coding sequence ATGAGTGGGGCCTCGCTCAGCCGTATGGGGCCGATGCTGACCATGGTGACCGGCGCCGTGGCGCTCGATCAGGTGATCAAATATCTGGTCGAGACCCGGCTTCCCTTTCATGAGCTTATTCCGGTGATGCCGATGCTGGGGCTGTTTCGCACCTGGAACGAGGGTATTGCCTTTTCACTGCTCAAGGATCTGCCCGACACCGGGCTTTTGATGCTCACCGCCATGGTGATCGTCTTTGTGATTTTCTTGTGGTGGCGCACGCCGTCCGACCGCAGCATCGCCCATCTGGGCTTTGCGCTGATCATCGGCGGAGCGCTTGGCAACCTGGTCGACCGGGCGATCTATGGCCATGTCGTCGACTACATCCTGTTTTACACGAGCACATGGTCCTTTGCCGTGTTCAATCTCGCTGACAGCTTCATCTCCATCGGCGCCGGATTGATCGTGCTGGACGAGGTGATCGCGGCCCTGCGGGAACGAAAAGCAAAGAAGCAATCGGACTGA
- a CDS encoding TrmH family RNA methyltransferase translates to MTDKPSSTGPGRVGQVKEITSLSNPVIKDIRALSMKKHRDETGSFLAEGLKLVIDAIDQGWNIRTLIYAKAQRGKPQVEKIAALTVARGGLVLEVSEKVLTAITRRDNPQAVIAVFEQKLTPLDAVAPKPDETWIALDRVRDPGNLGTIIRTADAAGASGVILIGDTVDPFSTETVRATMGSIFAMPLLRASEAEFLTWSKKTAPLVVGSHLKGSVDYRTIAYKGRPVVLLMGNEQAGLPDTLAQSCGKLARIPQTGRADSLNLAIATGVMLFEARRHLLSLEADAQ, encoded by the coding sequence ATGACCGACAAACCCTCTTCCACCGGTCCAGGGCGCGTCGGCCAGGTCAAGGAGATCACCAGCCTTTCCAATCCGGTGATCAAGGACATCCGTGCGCTGTCAATGAAGAAACATCGCGACGAGACCGGCAGTTTTCTGGCCGAAGGGCTGAAACTGGTGATCGACGCGATTGATCAGGGCTGGAACATCCGCACGCTGATCTACGCCAAGGCCCAGCGCGGCAAGCCACAGGTCGAGAAAATCGCAGCGCTGACCGTTGCCCGCGGAGGACTGGTGCTGGAGGTCAGTGAAAAAGTCCTGACCGCGATCACACGGCGCGACAATCCGCAGGCGGTGATCGCGGTGTTCGAGCAGAAGCTGACACCGCTCGACGCAGTCGCGCCAAAGCCCGATGAAACATGGATCGCGCTGGACCGGGTCCGTGATCCGGGCAATCTGGGGACCATCATCCGCACCGCCGACGCAGCCGGTGCGTCCGGTGTGATTCTGATCGGCGACACGGTGGATCCGTTTTCGACCGAAACCGTGCGCGCCACCATGGGGTCGATCTTCGCCATGCCACTGCTCCGTGCCTCGGAAGCCGAGTTCCTCACCTGGTCGAAAAAAACCGCGCCGCTCGTGGTGGGCAGCCACCTCAAGGGCAGCGTCGACTACCGTACAATTGCCTACAAGGGCCGGCCGGTGGTGCTCTTGATGGGCAACGAGCAAGCCGGACTGCCCGACACGCTGGCGCAAAGCTGCGGCAAGCTGGCCCGGATCCCGCAGACCGGACGGGCAGATTCGCTCAATCTGGCGATCGCCACCGGCGTGATGCTGTTTGAGGCCCGGCGGCATCTGCTGAGCCTTGAGGCTGACGCACAATGA
- a CDS encoding class I SAM-dependent rRNA methyltransferase, with product MADKRSQQPRRGGRPTAKSAGTGRDASKGPSKGQPKATSKGKPRPGSAAGGQPTFKPGQGARKGKPSFSKSGALSQSGAPLRADARSAEAGAQARRSANATPTQAPIRALTGRSGALPRENAPLILEIGDEHGYRLIDSGRNADGVGEKLELYGDLRVIRPEAQALWPRGLPDADWAKADALFTGDTDEDGIGRWAFPNAPLGETWPMQLLGVDFFGRLTSFRHVGVFPEQIAHWRWMADQITQAKRPLKVLNLFGYTGVASLVAAKAGAEVTHVDASKKAIGWARENQALAGLEDRPVRWICEDAMKFIAREERRGSRYDIILTDPPKFGRGPNGEVWQLFDHLPLMLDICRELLSPKPVGLVLTAYSIRASFYAIHELMRETMRGAGGVVESGELILRESGKPDPAACRALSTSLYSRWLPA from the coding sequence GTGGCGGACAAGCGCTCACAACAGCCCCGACGTGGTGGCCGGCCGACTGCAAAGTCCGCCGGGACGGGCCGGGACGCGTCAAAGGGCCCATCAAAGGGTCAGCCAAAAGCGACGTCCAAGGGAAAGCCGCGGCCCGGCTCGGCAGCGGGCGGTCAACCCACATTCAAACCCGGGCAAGGCGCGCGCAAGGGCAAGCCATCCTTTTCCAAATCCGGGGCCCTTTCACAATCCGGGGCGCCGCTCCGGGCTGATGCACGCTCTGCGGAGGCCGGGGCACAGGCCAGGCGCTCAGCCAACGCCACGCCGACACAAGCTCCGATCCGTGCCTTGACCGGGCGCAGCGGCGCCTTGCCCCGGGAGAACGCACCGCTGATCCTGGAGATCGGTGACGAGCATGGCTACCGGCTGATCGACAGCGGCCGCAACGCCGATGGCGTCGGCGAGAAACTCGAGCTTTACGGTGATTTACGGGTGATCCGGCCCGAAGCCCAGGCGCTATGGCCGCGCGGGCTGCCGGATGCTGACTGGGCCAAGGCCGATGCACTGTTTACCGGCGACACCGACGAGGATGGCATCGGGCGCTGGGCGTTTCCCAATGCGCCACTGGGTGAAACCTGGCCGATGCAACTTCTCGGTGTCGATTTCTTCGGCCGGCTGACCTCCTTCCGCCATGTCGGGGTTTTTCCCGAGCAGATTGCCCACTGGCGCTGGATGGCGGACCAGATCACCCAGGCCAAGCGACCGCTGAAGGTGCTCAACCTGTTCGGCTACACCGGCGTCGCCTCGCTGGTGGCGGCAAAGGCCGGGGCCGAGGTCACCCATGTCGACGCTTCCAAGAAAGCCATCGGCTGGGCCCGTGAGAACCAGGCTCTTGCCGGGCTTGAGGATCGGCCGGTGCGCTGGATCTGCGAGGATGCGATGAAGTTCATCGCGCGCGAGGAGCGCCGCGGCAGCCGTTATGACATCATCCTCACCGACCCGCCGAAATTCGGCCGCGGCCCCAATGGCGAGGTCTGGCAATTGTTCGACCATCTGCCTTTGATGCTCGATATCTGCCGTGAACTGCTGAGCCCCAAGCCGGTAGGCCTGGTGCTTACGGCCTATTCGATCCGGGCCTCCTTCTATGCCATTCACGAATTGATGCGCGAGACCATGCGCGGCGCGGGCGGCGTGGTGGAGTCGGGCGAACTGATCCTGCGCGAGAGCGGCAAGCCCGATCCGGCTGCCTGCCGCGCCTTGTCGACCTCGCTCTATTCAAGGTGGCTGCCTGCATGA
- a CDS encoding SRPBCC family protein: MEMHGEERIAAPRQLVWEALNDPDVLRECIPGCQSLEKSSDTEMSATVKVKIGPVSAKFSGEVTLENINAPESYTISGEGKGGIAGFANGGADVKLVEEGAETVLSYEVKAQVGGKIAQLGSRLIDSTSKKLAGQFFTRFNEVVSEKAAQA; encoded by the coding sequence ATGGAAATGCACGGCGAAGAGCGCATCGCAGCCCCGCGTCAACTGGTTTGGGAAGCGTTGAATGATCCCGATGTGCTGCGCGAGTGCATTCCGGGGTGTCAGTCGCTGGAAAAAAGCTCGGATACGGAGATGTCGGCCACCGTCAAGGTCAAGATCGGTCCGGTGTCAGCAAAGTTCTCCGGTGAGGTGACGCTCGAAAACATCAATGCACCGGAAAGCTACACGATCTCCGGCGAGGGCAAGGGCGGCATCGCCGGCTTCGCCAATGGCGGCGCCGATGTGAAACTTGTCGAGGAAGGCGCCGAAACGGTTTTGAGCTACGAGGTGAAGGCCCAGGTCGGCGGCAAGATCGCCCAGCTCGGCTCCCGCCTGATCGATTCAACCTCGAAAAAGCTCGCGGGCCAGTTCTTCACCCGGTTCAACGAGGTGGTCAGCGAAAAAGCCGCGCAGGCATAA
- a CDS encoding LapA family protein encodes MIKRIVALAILLPTAIVLIMLSVANRTAVTLALNPFQPSDQVLSVTAPFFVFLFATLMLGMIIGSLATWFKQGKHRKQARANASEAVKWHTEADRHKAKAEQIAAALPAPDKRNAA; translated from the coding sequence ATGATCAAACGCATTGTCGCCCTTGCGATCCTTCTTCCGACGGCCATCGTGCTCATCATGCTGTCGGTTGCCAACCGCACGGCGGTCACGCTGGCACTCAATCCGTTCCAGCCATCAGATCAGGTTCTCTCTGTAACCGCGCCTTTCTTCGTGTTTCTTTTCGCAACCTTGATGCTGGGGATGATCATCGGCTCGCTTGCCACGTGGTTCAAGCAAGGAAAGCACCGCAAGCAGGCCCGCGCCAATGCCAGCGAAGCCGTCAAATGGCATACGGAAGCCGATCGTCACAAAGCCAAGGCCGAGCAAATCGCCGCCGCCCTGCCCGCACCGGACAAGCGCAACGCGGCCTGA